Within Populus trichocarpa isolate Nisqually-1 chromosome 6, P.trichocarpa_v4.1, whole genome shotgun sequence, the genomic segment atttttcaatgaaccattttttgtagaagatgcattataataacatttgaatcgagaaaatttttatttttacacctcatACATGGATATTTAACACCGCctttactaatatttttagattagatAATGCGTAAGTAATAAAACTCTCAACCCCATTATAATAATTCATCATGTGCAACCCTTCAGGTGAAACTCGATACACCTAagaacgatcatccattacttttatgaaacctatatagaatattgatgacaacatgtattaattaataatgtgaactatataaattatttaactcaaatttattcaatctattttaatattacccttaaatcattatcaatttactccaaaaattcaaatttctccaaatttactgaaatttttaacttaatatataataaaattgattaaaggtGAAATATACCCATTAAATAGGTCATCATTTATTCCATTATAAAACATCTAAGttacaaaatacataaaactcaattttatcaaatgaaaaacaaatataatttttcaaaatctcaaacaaaccctaacatgtacaaatcatacattcatacaacaaatttatatagaaaaaagctataaaacaagtaaacacataaacaaaccacatatactacataaaaatacaaaaaaaaaacattttaaaaatgggttacaataaaaaaatttggtagtttttcttatttaatgtggcaaatcttaaaaaaaaaaaaaaaaaaccataatagaAATACTGACAAACTAAGTGTTGGGGTGgttgtatttttcattcattgatTTCCAACTGTAATTCCTTTGCTATTCACCAACACAAAATTTTTATCGGTGAATACCGAGGGAAATAGCGACGTCATATTCTGTCAGTAAATGTTATTGTAATTTactgataatattatttttatcaatatttttatttgtattttataattttctaatgatgactatattttcaatttatttatttttccgtatctaatttaaatataaatttgttttagaaTCATATTTAGATATCAAACTTTTAAGATGTATATATCCAACGCTCAACTGCTGTTTAATTACCATGGCCAAAAGCCATATAGTTGCCATTTTATTGAGCTAGAATCATATAATACTCTCTTGCAGGTGGGGTTCCCCATATGATATAAAATTGTCAACAAAAGTATTCTGCATCTACGGCAATTTATATACATTGAACCCAAAATAAACATCTATCTAGCTACTTGatttaatacaaaatattttttggttaatcacttgtttatttttataaatatcgtGCTTACAGCATaaacattaaaatgaaaatggtaCAAGATAAACAGTACTTCATCAAACATCCTTTAATTCTTCTTCATTGAGAGACTCAaacagagaagagaaggaaCCAAAAACTGCACTCAACATAAACTCATCTCTCAACTTTCATTTCAAGAACATGAATTGATGCAGATTCTGCCTTCTTTATGTATCCTCTACTTGCTATCCTCTGATACTGCAATGCCATAATTTGGTTGACCCAACAAACTGCTAATTGATCGAGCTTTGACCATACCAAGCTTCACCTTCTTCTTTGCAATCATTAAAGGTTTCTTGTGATCTCCATCTTCATTTGGATCACCATCAAGTTTAATATGATCAGATGATACgcgttttgtttccttttcctctAATGACAATGAGGAGCTTGATAATGGCTTGGACTCGGCCTTCTTTGGTGCAGTGCGAGCCATGGATCGGCTTCGAACGCTACTCATGCTTCTCAGCCTTCCTTTTCCCAAGTGATGCTCACAAAGTGAGTATCCCACAAGAGTTTGTTGGCAACATCTCCATCCTCTCCCATTTACGCGACTGCATCTCGATCCTTCCATAAGTGCACCACCTCTAGCTTTCTTTCTTGCACTAGTGTTATTGGTAGTACCATCAGCACCCTCTTTGATGATATCcttactttcttcttcttcttcttcttcttcatcatcatcatcttcttctttgttaTTGCCTTTTTGCTGCACACATATCTTGTTCATctttatcttcattttcttatctTTCACTATcattatttcatcatcatctgaTCGCCTTTCGAAgcttcctcttctcttctttaacGGAAATGCTTTCTCTCCCTCACCCCACATCCCAACTCCTATATTGCAatcacacaacaacaacaacaacaaaataaatagcaaaataTAACTTCCATGCGTTTCGGAAATGGGAGGATTTTTACCTTGACGGGAAGAACTTGATGGTGTAAGATTCATAGTTTCAATTTCTGCACCCATTAAACTTCCCTTCCTAAAAGCAATAACCAGATGAAGAAGATCCACAACCACACACATGAAATTTACAGCTAGAGAAAACAAATGCTAGTAGCCAGTAAGGAAGAAAAAATGAGTGCAAAAATGTGTGTATATATTAGAAACGGGGACCAGCATCCCATGCTAACATGCACCGCATAGGCATATTAGTTGGCCAAAATAGagcgagaaaaaaaaacaagaagaagaagaagaagactacCTAGATTGGATAATTTAGATTAGATGGTAAGGAATGGTTGCTAGCCAAAGctgataaaagaaagaataaaacacTTGAACAGTATTTCCACTAATTATTAGTCACagtatatcttttatttatttatttttctggtaAAACAAATACCGggtcctctctctcttttcaccCTCTTTTACTACAAGATTTCATGAAAGAAGAGAACAACATGGACTTTTAACTTTATGTCTTCTTTCTTACCTGGTATCATTActcctctctccttctctccccCTCTCATCTTTCTCCAACAAAATCTACACAATGAAATCACAACAAATAGAGGATCCAGTCAATCAAACTTTATTGTCTAATGTAACTCTTATGGGGTGCAAAATTAACCACGCAAGGTAAATCCAACAAATTGCCTTTTTACGTTATACTGAACACAAGTGCACTCCTATATTACAAGACCTACCAAATGAActcaaaaacaagaaatattaaaaagggtatagaatttttcttttttccaccTACCAAAAATTAACAATCACCGCTtaccttcttttcttgttgtgcTACAGCCGCATCCGAGCAATCTAGGCCACTACTTCCACCTCCGATCGGTTGATTTGGTTGATTAGGTGTGTGGGAATCAAAGCAAGCAAGTGTATGAGGTTCTTGAGGGAGATTTTGAAGTGGGTTGTTGTGTAGTTGAAGTTGCACCACAGGAGACTGGCTAAACTGGGGATCTGAGAGAGGTACAGGAGAAAGAGAAGATAGAGGTAAGGGAACCTGTCTTTTCCTGATCCTCATAGCTAGGTGCAAGATAAGATTTTGCTATCTGTCTCCTTGCCTTAAGAAGATTTGATCAGACAAAGAAACCAGACTAACCCACAACCAAGAAGTGAATTTTCAAGGGAAGGTCAGAATTTTACAaatatggagagagagagagagaattaatAAAGATAGTGCAAAGACCCCAATACTACTTGCTATATACCACTACAAAAACCaagaacaaggaaaaaaataaaaagtaaaggctttattaattaataaaaacacatattagtttctctctctctcttacttttttttttattatttattttgttgcacTCACAAAGCAAAGGGAATAGGAAGGGTAGTCGTCGTGATACTTATGGTTAGAGGGGATATGCAGGTGGGAAGGCACGTGCGAGTGACTGGCGAAAAGGGTTGCAGGTAAGTGGGGGATCACGGAGGAGAAGGGGACAGGGTACGGACGAGAACTGCCAGGATGGAAGCGAGAGGGACACAGAATACAAAATGATGGGAGTGGGTagtctgattatttttttaaaaaaaaacctttatttatACCAGTAGCTACCATACATTACTTTTCTAGGTAAAcgatatcatatatatatatatacacacacacacacctacTAATATTTCACTTTCCCTTTTATTAACAATTTCATTATATCAATTACTTAACTTGAACTATACCTAATTTGAGATTTTGAGAAGCAATGATAAAAGTGAGAAGAGATAAAAGAaaacggattttatcaattgcTATGGTAATTGTAAGCCCTACGGTACGGTGTTACAATACCGTTATACTGACACTTTAGTAAGCTTGCTGGCATGAAGATAACAAGTCAATATATTAACTACCATGTCAATAAATGATCTACGACAATCTGATCTCTTATCACCATACATGTTTATCAATGGATATGCAGAATattcatcttttaattaatattcatctATGGATCTACATGGACAAAAATGTGGCCGTTTCTTCACTTTCGAAGGGAAGAGGCAATGGGTCCCCTGAAGCCTACACGGCTCTCCTCTCTTCCCCTTAACATCAACGGAGATGCTCCTTTCTCTGTGTATATGTGTGGATTAGCTCCGCATTATTATCAGAGTGGAAGTTTGTGACTGTGGGGTATATATAAGTAGTGTTGTGCTGTCTTTGTGTGGGACTGCTTCTCTGTGTGGATTTGCATGTTTTTGACCCACCCACAAGGGTTAACAGAAATGCATGCTGATACTGTTGGACCATATGATCTTGTCTGTGTTTTTGAACATTCATCTTCCCTACAAAAATAGATGGAAGTcgagataaaaaatttcttgggttgataatattttaagggtgtttattagtttttttaggttaaaattgattgaaatatatttttagagcaaAAAATAGCTCTTTTAGTTTTCCAGCCATCACTATAGTTGCTGAATTTTAGATTAGTAAACGACGCATCATttacgtcttttttttttaggggtcctttacaaaagataaaaaaaaaaaaaggtcttaaGCCTGGGTGCttagaatgttttatttttcaatttgggtttttattgtgtattttttttaatttatccttcaatatttaattgattttgaattgttctttataatttgttttggttttctttttatgttgttaTCGTGATCTCGAACAAACATCTTAAGATTTGGTTGGTGCTCCATTTTAcgatctatttatttattgtattattaaaaaCGAAATAGTTCTAGTATTATTAAACAAAGTTGAGTTCATGACTTGGCTTGCTAGTTAACTTGACTTGCttggaaattgaatttcataatttattttgatttgtcttttatgagattattataatttcaaggaAACTTTTCGGTATTGGGTTAATGCtcgattttatgattttgttaccatataatgaaataaaaaatagttaaaaaaacaaagttattaaacttaatggAGTCCATGACTCAAGTCACAGGTTCGGTAGGATAAGTCGCAAAGCCcgagtcgatctaatatgttgacgtctcaattttttttaaaaaaaaacatcatcttgaatttcttttaaaagtcaaaccatgtttttgTCAGTTATATATCTTGTTGCCTTTGAATTCATCAAGTTAGTTGGGTCATGTTAGGACAACTTCTAgacgatttaatttaaaactcaggCTAGGTAAAGAGTCGGGTTGAGAGGTTATAAGGTTGACTATTTGGGTCAAGTTCAATGACActaccaaaaagttttttatggcatggatattcttttatatatttataaaaactttgatCTAATTCGCAGCGTAGTAGGCCGATCATCTAGTATTCTCTAAtagattcttttattatttttatgatgaaaatacCTTTAAATATATAGAGTAATTgcaattaattgaaaaacaaaaggttcttttcaatataaattcGTGCTGGATTCTCAAGTAAGAGCTTCGATTAATGGCATGTGCACATattaaagttatatatatatactttggaATAAAacgatttttttattcttcaaaattaattttcaaattctgTCTTAAAAGGTAATTTTGTTATATGAAGTGACTAAAGAACTCGTTAAAACTATGTTGGAATATATGGATTTAGAGactaattgaaattgtttttaatatataagaaCATGTTGACCCATGAACCcaaataacttattttaataatcGTGAGATGCACTCAAAAAATCATAATCCTCTTATTTTAGCACATGTTCCGTGAATTATGTCCATTGTGATGAAATCAATGaaaatggttaaataaaaataggggATCTAACTAAACATACTCTCATCTAgatcccaaaacaaaaataattcccAATTAGATCCCTTCTCTCACAACACTATTATCTAACTAAACCACGTCATTACAATTTACGATAAAAGAAGGCATCTCTTGCAAGACCAAAGAATCCTTCAATCttgatgattttaaattaaaaaaaatggaggcaAGTGTTAATTGGATAATGACGAACAAACAATTGGAAATCAATTTTGTTCGGTGATCTAATTGTGATGTGTTTTAACCAATGACATTCGGGCAATATGTCAGGAGAGATGTATATTATTCTTGCTATTAAGAATAGGTCTTCGAAAGGGATGTCGAATGGCTTGAATttctaagaatttaaattttataggtttatatatatatatatatatatatatattaagaattttaGATCCAAACTCTTTGGGATAGACAAGGACTTGTTTTCCTTGACAAATAAATAACAGGGGCTGTAAGAACCAATACTTACCTTTTCTTCTACCTTCATCTAGATTATTTCATGGCCAAGTTTTCTGTAGAGtgtgaagagagttttttcattgcttgtatttttttccccACCATAATTGGGCAATTTGCATCTCAAAAAATTCATGTTAGCCCACCATATAGGCCTATGTTTAGTGATTACTCAGCCCACATCTGACCCCAGATAGGCCCAGCTCATTGGatatctaagaaaaaaagaaaaagaaaaagaaaagaaagtgattttaaggtcaatttaataatatttctagTCTCTCAACTTCTATAGATGATAacttttctaattgttttaaattaaaagggaaCGTTCCATATCAAGAAAGCGACATGCAGAGCAAAAGCCATTGCTGCAAGAGTATAATGCTATAAATAATTAGTGCATCATTGCAATTTTGAACCATAAGCATATCATTTGTGATCCGtaattcaacaaaatataaagtttataCTCCATTTTACCTTTAGTTCTCATTGGATTCCAGTGGTTTAGCTCCTATGCTGAATCGCATTTCGGGGGGCAAGTTGATTAGATTAGATTCTCTTAAGGAAGATTGTGTTGGATTTATTATGCTTCAACGTAATTAACTACACAATCAAATTAAAGGAATCTTTTTCACACCTAGAATAGTGATTTAGGATGTTAGCTTATGAGCTGACCTATgagattttatatgttttttcttgttttttcttctccttcttatTGTATTGCATTTattgtgaaagaaaaaagaaaataaggtgACCGGCTTCTCCCTTTACAATTATATATGCCTCCACTGATCATTGCTCGATTATGCTTTGGCAGCATAAAGGATTTGCAAAATTGCTGGTGATGTTCCCAGTGGCATTTGCAAAATTGCTTGTGAAGTTCCCAGTGACATTTGTGAATGCTTCTAAACCCTTTGTAATTACTGCGCTGAAaagctaggtttttttattattattaacgtgggtatccgAGCCAACTtgcgactaatcccacgagctctaaaaaaaaatcaggttttgTTTTCATAATTGGATCAAAAGAAAGTCTGGCATAGATGCACCAATGTTGGCAATGTGAATTGCACCGGGGACCAGCCTCATGCATGTGCTAGTCTGGTCTGTAAAACCCGGGATGATTCAAAACTATATGGAACTTTAAAATGGGACAAGTGAGTATTTAcggcaaaataataataacaacaataatgataataataataataataatgcaaggaaagtaaataaatattttagagaaggggaaaaagttttttttaacaattagatGAAATTATTTGTATAATGTTATACGAAAATTATGAATAGTTACCTGAAATAAAAGAAGTGATGAAATAAGAGTGTAAATGAGTaataaaccatataaaaaaaaatcccctcTCCATTTTTTTAAAGCCGACGATGCAGCcaagagaggaagagagtgttttatcttcttcttccttccttcctttcaCTATTGAAAGGTTAGAGAAGTGATATATAGGAGTGTAAAGAAAGggttttgagagagaagaaCACATCCACGCTAGAAATTAAGAAAGATCAAAGAGAGAGAAGATagagttagagagagaaagtgaagaaagaaaaggaaaaaaaggagaggCCTTAGAAATTTCAACtggttaattttcaaaatacattttGTAACCAGGTAAGGTGTTTGGAACCcctttatatcaaattaaacaataattattcATTTTGAGCAAAATTTAGCAAAATTGAATTAGGGTGCTTGAGATGAAATTGAGGGAAAGTggattttttagaaattgagtttctaGGATCCTTATAAGTTGTTATGGAAATGAAATAATGAAAGAATTATGAAGAAAAGTGGTAGGTAGAAAACTCATGGGGCCGGCCATATAGGGAATAAAATAGGAAATTAtgtatttatgatattattcaTTAATTGTGTTATAAATGTATGTATGATCATGTGAATGATGATTTTAATTGAgtagaattaattatataatgaaGTATTGAGTAATGAAATGGTTGGCCAAGAGGaatgaaattctaaaattttagagAATTTATAAATTGTATGGAATTGTGTAAAACTGATATGGTTGACATATGATGGAGAGGAATTTGTCAAATAATGGATAATCAAGGAAAAATAATCCTAGTGTAATGAATAAAGCTAGTGTCGGCCAAGgttaaagaaaagggaaagaatttgaaatttatgaattaattgaCAAATTACTATgtgaacaatatatatatatatatatatatatatatatatatatatatatatatatattaagtgtTAGTTGATGTAGAATTTGTtgtaaatatcttgatattttatttattatagtgTATGTGAAACTAATAAATGTTATTAGTGTTATGAATTAATGAGAATGGATTATGGAATGTTGGATATAATGAGATGGGATCTAGGATGATTGGATTGGAAGTTGGGGTTATGAGTTTGTGTGGTTTATGGATAAGAAGTGTGATTAATTGTGATATGAATTGATGTCGACCCTTGGGATGTTCAAAATATAAaggagactctgccgaaatttggtataaatattgttgttttaCAAGGATTATAAGTAATACTCAAGATTAGggattgataaaaaatttagaattccATAAGGATTTATAATAATCGGGTGATTGTTTcaaactgaaagaaaaaaaaattgcactatttttggatttgttgTGAAGGAATGAatctttattcaaatgttaAGGATGTTACATTTAGTATTAGAGCTATGAATTTGATTCAGtagattaaaatgaaattataatgaCTGATgagtaatgttttttattgtagAATAGTTTAAACACGACATGGTACGAGGACATATTTGGCTCCAGTTAGGAGAGGGGTTCAAATGGATTCTCAGAGTGAGAGTTTAAGGGGGATCTTTTGAATGTGGTGAGTCTACAAGACCCAGAAGTGAGACTTCTTCTTATAGGGCTAGGAATGTACAaccagaaagaaaagaaaatgagagagatgGATTATGAACTCTATTCAGGAAAGCAAGACATCAAAGTATATGAGCATTGGTTGCGAAAGATAGAGAGAACAATAAATCAGTTGGcaattttaaatgatataaGAATGGATTGTGCCACTCCATTTCTATTAGATAATCCTCAAACCTAACAGGAGATAATGAGAGAAAGAAGGGTAATGGAAATACTGGCTTGGGTAGATTTTAAGGTAGAAATCGAAGACATGTATTTCTCGAGGTATCATCGGAAGGATAAGGAGTAGGAGTTTTTAGCATTAAGGTAGGATGAtatgatagttttttattatgagAGGAGGTTCTAGGATCTCTCTATGTTTGTATCCGTCTCTTTTCCTACCAAGCAACACTAGGTAGAGAGATTTAAGGATGGATTGAGACAAAAGTTGCAGATAGGATTAGTGGCATTACAATTCAAGACAGTTATTTGGTAAAGATTGCACTGTCACTTAAGAAGGTGATGAATCCAGGATAGCTTGGGTTTGGAAAGAGAAAGGAGCATGCTTTTACATCAGGAAAACCCTCTCTccgaagaaaaggaaaaggaatacAATATGGTTAGTTCAAAAAGAGAGGAGGAAACTAGGGATCAGGAAGTGTGATGAGTTGGTCTCCTCAAGTCGCTCAGGGTGGATCTATAGGAGGACAGACACATCGTAAAATTGGTATGATAACTGGGTTTAATACAAAGGGGCAGAGGACTAGCACCTATCCTCAATGTGTGAGGTGTAAGCAAAATCATCCAAGAGATTACTCAGTTTCCCTGGGGCGGTGCTACATGTGTAAACAGGAGGGACACCATTAAAGGGATTGTAGAGAGACTGGGCATTGCAATAAAAAATGCCTTAATAGGATTGTTGAGAAAAGTCGGGGCTAGAGGCAGCCAACACAGAGTCAACAACATTCAGTGACAATAAATAGGCCTAGTAGACCAGCTCATTGTGGAGCTAACGCAAATAGGGCGCGACTTAGAGGACAAAGAGAGATGACCTAGGGGAGAGTCTTCCATACGAATCAGTAGGAAGTTAGAGCTACCACAAATGTTATAGTAGGTACATTATTATTTAATCCCCAACTAGTTTATGCATTGATTAATCTTAGAGCCATTTATTCATTTGTggcaagaaaatttaaaaataaattaactctaCAATTTGATAAGATAGAtagaagggtttttttattagcataCCCTTATAAGATGTTATAAGTGTggggcatatatatatatatatatatatatatatataagggtgTTAGGGTCACAATCAAGAGTCAGGATATAGAGGTAGAATTGATACCAACAGAATTacatgattttgatttattattaggGATGGATTGGTTGAGTTTATACCGAGCTTAAGTaaattgctttgcgaaaaccaTAACACTATAAGGGAGGAGTGGTGATCAAGTAATGTCTAGGGGAGAAAGAAAAGTCCTTTCTAGTTTTGTGATTTCAATCATGATTGcttgaaaataattaagaaatggGTGCGTGGCTTATTTAACCTATATAATAGATCCAATAAATAAGGAGATGGAATTAACAAAGATTCTTATATTAAAAGGATGTCCTGATTTCTTTCCTAGGGAGTTACCCAGGTTACCCCCTGATAGTGAAGTTGAAGTTTCTATAGATGTAATTCCTAGAACTATATCAATAGGTGTAGATGCATTCACCAATGAATCTCACAAGACAAAATCATTTGATGATATTGATCAGGATAAGATGGTAGCATTGAAAGCTAAAATAAGAGCTATCAAGGGGGTGGATTTGTATGATCTCGTGCAAGTTGTGGAAATGTATCTAGTCCCAAACATGGTTGTaccaaaaacattatatattccCTTGTTCATCAAATACATCAGCACCCAGTATCCTATCACACACCTTAAATCTTATTGCAACAAAATAGCAAAAGTAGTGCGTGATGAAAAACTACGGATACACTTTATTCAAGATAGTTTAAGTGGGGCAACATTGAGCTGATATATAAGATTAGATAACACAAACATCCAAAGCTGGAAAGATTTGGTGGACACTTTCATCAAGCAATATAAGTACAAGATGATTATTGCCCCTGACATAACCAGTTTGTCTCATCTTGAGaagagggataaaaaaaaaaagcatgagaGAGTATGCTCAAAGATAGAGGGATCTTGCTTCACAGATACATCCTCCATTCTTAGACAGAGAAAAGGTTACCTTAGTCATAAACACGCTCAAGGTGTCATAATGTGAGCATGTGATGAGTCATTCAGCACAACAATTCATTAACATTGTAGTTGTGGTCGAGCATATAAAGCAAAAGGTAAGGAGTGGCAGGATCTTCGCCTCTCACTGAGAAAATAGGCttcaaaggaaagaaaaaggatttcAATCACATCGAGGGTGGCTacaaagataagaaaaatcaCTTCTAAAACTACAATACTCTGTCCCTTTTATCCCAGATTCTCAACATTAATTTTAACTCTCTATTTCCCACCAAAAAAACCTGAGACTTAAACCAACCAAGttaataaccaaaccaaaaacataataaagaaaaattaccaAAGAATCCAAGAACATTAC encodes:
- the LOC7479522 gene encoding uncharacterized protein LOC7479522 isoform X2, which encodes MRIRKRQVPLPLSSLSPVPLSDPQFSQSPVVQLQLHNNPLQNLPQEPHTLACFDSHTPNQPNQPIGGGSSGLDCSDAAVAQQEKKILLEKDERGREGERSNDTRKGSLMGAEIETMNLTPSSSSRQGVGMWGEGEKAFPLKKRRGSFERRSDDDEIMIVKDKKMKIKMNKICVQQKGNNKEEDDDDEEEEEEEESKDIIKEGADGTTNNTSARKKARGGALMEGSRCSRVNGRGWRCCQQTLVGYSLCEHHLGKGRLRSMSSVRSRSMARTAPKKAESKPLSSSSLSLEEKETKRVSSDHIKLDGDPNEDGDHKKPLMIAKKKVKLGMVKARSISSLLGQPNYGIAVSEDSK
- the LOC7479522 gene encoding uncharacterized protein LOC7479522 isoform X1, with the translated sequence MRIRKRQVPLPLSSLSPVPLSDPQFSQSPVVQLQLHNNPLQNLPQEPHTLACFDSHTPNQPNQPIGGGSSGLDCSDAAVAQQEKKILLEKDERGREGERSNDTRKGSLMGAEIETMNLTPSSSSRQGKNPPISETHGSYILLFILLLLLLCDCNIGVGMWGEGEKAFPLKKRRGSFERRSDDDEIMIVKDKKMKIKMNKICVQQKGNNKEEDDDDEEEEEEEESKDIIKEGADGTTNNTSARKKARGGALMEGSRCSRVNGRGWRCCQQTLVGYSLCEHHLGKGRLRSMSSVRSRSMARTAPKKAESKPLSSSSLSLEEKETKRVSSDHIKLDGDPNEDGDHKKPLMIAKKKVKLGMVKARSISSLLGQPNYGIAVSEDSK